In the Ostrinia nubilalis chromosome 7, ilOstNubi1.1, whole genome shotgun sequence genome, one interval contains:
- the LOC135073213 gene encoding pericentriolar material 1 protein-like isoform X1: MAPVNNDRHPSHTGTIPKTKARNNCNVPQEAVTPTRRDMTTNLVSTSLDWVPVSEYNTRSNYNKSRKPSNNASDHELTDLDNSVTFESGFGRFVPVRPQPRALPLNVQNRENITGDHHDDATASSVTGHTLHPYAHQMQNGLIPHSNHAAAAVMIVNPTTPNAVTGNISQPFNASNQNRNNLSRNLNPARNNFETNSLASNNNTTPPISNSRSGTKTVNLMNNMYDQGQGSFNNLNESNSLHRESARALGEAIVAACPDAAAVERRLGQIREYIRVTSSLVDTMRNSEDEAFIEHTKEEYDELVEMVMQLKESENKLENILVQKKPDNEEVPALEEDSGPSIPEASGKAEEKVETVIPQDKTNDLKNNNDNIVNNNLKKVTNIENEQLNKTLQNVKTSDDTLNKSPKAATSDQSNDNKQQTSETDLEKVVDSHENSENILEIVEIESIPYKEPEIKKDDQHLNAILRKNILSCVEKVALIEEMKNKCKSPTKQQDQQDLVTRPVSVQSNGSMYSDNELWQNEIKSKMELSQIRLTALKQQQKRLLKYQEEAKQQLEDEHRDRQSQEIQPSTSHDNFVGLQNQSFSGNYHNPNRMYAANQIGVATTLPHSTEALHTQQNMSENIENDHGHSIHNHNQDERFTHRDANVASSEEAAGVGRDSDGEEDEGLLSERGRMLQMKLRELQMKKQHMENLVTEFQKLQMATCLESSHNNYSSSGEDSGDEEPSRKCNKSGGNIKNEDPFKLMEIKAIKTALQKTKDLMRSVENYETEQQMAAAVNDETFSIPGHSNIHDNKSEGGGSMGGWSHDGSVCRVRNSLPPRHKYTNEHHSQHQHQQHQQLQQHQQLQQHQHQQLQQHQQLQQHQQLQQHQHQQHQQHQHQQHQSHEANIATLQELAQELRMETEKIMGERARIKDMVSNKEVARKQKKVNEEVRAGPSGVPGPAERRQMQLRALLADKQRELEALLNKEKVLCAGPEQQKIKPDSRTGSIVNQSYNSEQEEPDSRSEQILMDSQNSRETENFRSGGGDSALGGRSGTSAPSHAPSTYASDSDTASRNKSNQRNRTRRRQPLERPVEENAPQPNNVNQNARHEARVDSSNVNMVQPTAQNVETPANMPYSHLPPPPWNSSKSNQDMRTNQFTQNSHSQTMDRLMGTPQMSFPPSMPFNMMMPYGMVGGCGCGCGFWGAWCWQQLVMQQREIHQLRDQLNHLEERWRAETASHTLNNQVPPGNRANNYWDNFRSYSRQNLLSANSKTNADGHLGAGGPPQPQPLAERSHNTLTRAASRTPPAKRNDAADPRRRNLAPDVLHAHRPPDQPPAEPSNPFRNLNVADPVPEVVQAHSNNLNSAPAKRKSSSKLPAKNSTDRRNCTLDYSQTSNVNIASTSETPNPNLASTSRDAHDKATSKLFDLLRENVYSEVTALIGVNESHPDFLIQLFRELQLISSDPLRQRVLQSIRGVLSQYSSILENQSGEPGPEESRPEEISTTSEEAANYPECSSTTRNVGASPIQIDNKIVRFLLTKSDEVFTMEMIESLASQILVGSPDGRPSQRSKKRLVEALAKYEGIRVSDVSNDIIENLPFLVSGTDEGDESSQLASERSESSILQDVAGSLNLFSSSDGQLHQLNACPYDMWPGHVHMDIDGGDVNDASPRSSQEGKMDLLNCSEMHNGDLAEADQTCRSEGEARDDAAEALPDVVDTEEPTPTEAEAEWLGLDRVPTRLHMGESSEKQKGDVNIQLHVGANTQT; encoded by the exons ATGGCTCCTGTTAACAACGACAGACACCCAAGTCATACAGGCACCATACCGAAGACGAAGGCTCGAAACAATTGCAATGTACCGCAAGAAGCTGTGACTCCCACAAGAAGAGACATGACGACCAATTTAGTTTCG ACATCTTTGGATTGGGTGCCAGTTTCGGAATACAATACAAGATCAAATTACAATAAATCTAGGAAACCATCAAATAATGCTTCTGACCATGAACTGACTGATTTAG ATAATTCAGTAACATTTGAGAGTGGATTTGGAAGATTTGTACCTGTTAGACCACAACCTCGTGCTTTACCTTTAAACGTCCAGAACCGTGAAAATATTACCGGTGATCACCACGACGACGCGACAGCCTCGTCGGTGACTGGGCACACATTACACCCTTATGCACATCAAATGCAAAATG gTTTGATTCCACATTCTAACCATGCAGCTGCAGCTGTTATGATTGTCAATCCTACTACACCTAATGCAGTTACTGGAAATATATCTCAACCTTTCAAC gcTTCAAATCAAAATAGAAACAACTTGTCAAGAAATCTAAACCCAGCACGGAATAACTTTGAAACTAATAGTCTTGCTAGCAACAATAACACTACTCCCCCAATATCTAATTCTCGTTCAGGAACGAAAACTGTTAATTTAATGAATAATATGTATGACCAAGGACAAGGCAGCTTCAACAACCTGAATGAGAGCAATTCT ctTCATAGAGAATCCGCAAGAGCTCTAGGTGAAGCGATAGTAGCAGCGTGCCCTGACGCGGCTGCCGTTGAACGTCGACTAGGACAAATACGAGAGTACATACGTGTGACGTCATCTCTCGTTGATACCATGCGGAATTCGGAGGATGAA GCCTTTATTGAACACACAAAAGAGGAATATGATGAATTAGTTGAAATGGTTATGCAATTGAAAGAAAGTGAAAACAAATTGGAAAATATACTGGTCCAGAAAAAACCAGATAATGAAGAGGTTCCTGCATTAGAAGAAGATAGTGGACCTTCTATCCCAGAGGCTAGTGGAAAGGCAGAAGAAAAAGTTGAAACTGTGATACCACAAGACAAaaccaatgatcttaaaaataataatgataatattgtaaacAATAACCTAAAGAAGGTTACAAATATTGAAAATGAGCAATTGAACAAAACATTGCAAAATGTAAAAACTAGTGATGACACACTAAATAAGTCCCCAAAGGCTGCCACTTCTGATCAGAGTAATGATAATAAACAACAGACATCTGAAACCGATTTGGAAAAAGTGGTTGATTCTCACGAAAATTCAGAGAACATTCTTGAAATAGTAGAAATAGAATCGATACCTTACAAAGAACCTGAAATTAAAAAAGATGATCAGCACTTGAATGcaattttacgaaaaaatattttgtcgtgTGTTGAAAAGGTGGCATTGATTGAAGAAATGAAAAACAAATGCAAATCACCAACTAAGCAGCAGGATCAG CAGGATCTTGTAACAAGACCTGTTTCAGTCCAAAGCAATGGCTCTATGTACAGCGACAATGAACTTTGGCAAAACGAAATCAAAAGTAAAATGGAATTATCGCAAATACGCTTGACAGCATTAAAACAACAACAAAAGAGGCTTTTGAAATATCAA GAAGAAGCGAAACAACAATTAGAAGATGAGCACAGAGACAGACAATCACAAGAAATACAGCCATCAACATCACATGACAATTTTGTTGGTTTGCAG AACCAGTCGTTTAGCGGTAATTACCACAATCCAAATCGAATGTACGCTGCCAATCAAATCGGTGTCGCCACAACGCTGCCTCATTCGACTGAAGCGCTGCATACCCAACAAAACATGTCTGAAAACATAGAGAACGACCACGGCCACTCCATTCACAATCACAATCAGGACGAACGGTTTACACACCGTGACGCCAATGTTGCCAGCAGTGAG GAGGCAGCAGGAGTTGGCCGCGACAGTGACGGCGAAGAGGACGAAGGCTTGCTCAGTGAGCGTGGCCGTATGCTGCAAATGAAGCTGAGAGAACTACAGATGAAAAAACAGCACATGGAGAATTTG GTAACTGAATTCCAGAAACTACAAATGGCGACGTGCCTTGAAAGTTCTCACAATAATTACTCCAGTTCGGGAGAAGACAGCGGCGATGAAGAGCCATCACGCAaat GTAATAAAAGTGGGGGGAATATTAAAAATGAAGATCCTTTCAAATTAATGGAAATAAAAGCCATCAAGACTGCACTTCAAAAGACAAAAG ACCTTATGCGGTCAGTGGAGAATTACGAGACAGAACAACAAATGGCCGCGGCAGTGAACGATGAGACGTTCTCAATACCCGGCCATTCAAACATTCATGATAA cAAATCCGAAGGCGGTGGCAGCATGGGCGGATGGTCACACGATGGAAGCGTTTGCCGCGTTCGCAACTCGTTACCTCCGCGACACAAGTACACTAACGAACACCATTCGCAGCACCAGCATCAACAACATCAACAACTGCAGCAACATCAACAACTGCAACAACATCAACATCAACAGCTGCAGCAACATCAACAGCTGCAGCAACATCAACAGCTTCAACAACATCAACATCAACAACACCAGCAACATCAACATCAACAGCACCAGA GTCACGAAGCTAACATAGCTACTTTACAAGAACTTGCGCAAGAATTGCGCATGGAAACTGAAAAGATCATGGGCGAACGCGCTCGAATCAAAGATATGGTCTCAAATAAAG AAGTAGCTCGTAAACAGAAGAAAGTGAACGAGGAGGTCCGAGCGGGCCCGAGTGGCGTTCCTGGCCCGGCCGAGCGCCGCCAAATGCAGCTGCGGGCTTTGCTCGCTGATAAGCAAAGGGAGCTTGAGGCGCTGCTGAATAAAGAG AAAGTATTATGTGCTGGACCAGAACAACAGAAGATAAAGCCTGATTCAAGAACTGGTTCTATTGTGAACCAATCCTACAATAG TGAGCAAGAGGAGCCAGACTCCCGAtctgaacagattttaatggATTCCCAAAACTCAAGGGAAACTGAAAACTTCAGG AGTGGCGGCGGCGACAGTGCGCTTGGCGGCCGGTCTGGTACCTCGGCGCCCTCGCACGCTCCCAGTACTTACGCCAGCGATAGCGATAC GGCTTCTAGAAATAAATCCAATCAAAGGAACCGGACCCGTCGAAGGCAGCCCCTGGAACGACCAGTCGAGGAAAAT GCACCTCAGCCCAACAATGTTAATCAAAACGCTCGTCATGAAGCGCGAGTGGACTCTTCAAATGTCAACATGGTTCAACCCACTGCACAGAACG TTGAAACCCCTGCGAATATGCCGTACTCACATTTGCCACCACCACCTTGGAATAGCTCTAAGAGTAATCAG GATATGAGAACCAACCAGTTCACGCAAAACAGCCACTCGCAGACCATGGACCGCCTGATGGGGACTCCTCAAATGTCGTTCCCGCCCTCTATGCCGTTCAACATGATGATGCCTTACG GCATGGTGGGCGGCTGCGGTTGCGGCTGCGGCTTCTGGGGCGCGTGGTGCTGGCAGCAGCTCGTCATGCAGCAGCGCGAGATACACCAGCTCAGGGACCAGCTCAACCAC TTGGAAGAGCGTTGGCGTGCCGAGACCGCATCGCATACTCTCAACAATCAAGTGCCGCCTGGAAATCGGGCCAACAACTATTGGGATAACTTCCGAAG CTACTCTCGTCAAAACCTCCTATCGGCGAACAGCAAGACGAACGCGGACGGGCACCTGGGCGCGGGCGGgccgccgcagccgcagccGCTGGCCGAGCGCTCGCACAACACGCTCACGCGCGCCGCCTCCCGCACGCCGCCCGCCAAGCGCAACGACGCCGCCGACCCGCGCCGCCGCAACCTCGCGCCCGACGTGCTGCACGCGCACCGGCCGCCCGACCAGCCGCCCGCCGAGCCCTCCAACCCCTTCCGCAACCTCAACGTCGCCGACCCCGTCCCCGAGGTCGTCCAGGCGCACTCCAACAACCTCAACTCCGCGCCCGCCAAGCGCAAGTCCTCCTCCAAGCTGCCCGCCAAGAACTCCACCGACCGCCGCAACTGCACGCTCGACTACTCGCAGACCAGCAACGTCAACATCGCGAGCACTTCGGAGACCCCCAACCCCAACCTGGCGTCGACGAGCCGCGACGCGCACGACAAGGCCACCTCGAAGCTGTTCGACCTGCTCCGCGAGAACGTCTACTCGGAGGTCACCGCGCTGATCGGCGTGAACGAGTCTCATCCGGACTTCCTGATCCAGCTGTTCAGGGAGCTGCAGCTGATCAGCTCGGACCCGCTGCGGCAGAGAGTTCTGCAGTCGATCCGCGGCGTTCTCTCGCAGTACAGCTCGATCCTGGAGAATCAGAGCGGCGAGCCCGGCCCCGAGGAGAGCCGGCCCGAGGAGATATCGACCACTTCGGAGGAGGCCGCGAACTATCCCGAGTGCAGTTCGACCACCCGAAACGTGGGCGCGAGCCCGATTCAGATCGACAACAAAATCGTTCGGTTTCTGCTGACCAAAAGTGACGAAGTGTTCACGATGGAAATGATAGAATCTCTGGCGTCGCAGATCCTGGTCGGCTCGCCGGACGGCCGACCCTCGCAGCGGTCGAAGAAGAGGCTCGTCGAGGCGCTCGCCAAGTACGAGGGCATCCGGGTGTCGGACGTCTCGAACGACATAATCGAGAACCTGCCGTTTCTGGTTTCGGGGACCGACGAGGGCGACGAGTCGAGTCAGCTGGCGAGCGAGCGCTCCGAGTCGTCCATATTGCAGGACGTGGCCGGCTCCCTGAACCTGTTCAGCTCGAGCGACGGCCAGCTGCACCAGCTGAACGCGTGTCCCTACGACATGTGGCCGGGCCACGTGCACATGGACATCGACGGCGGCGACGTGAACGACGCCAGCCCGCGCTCGAGCCAGGAGGGCAAGATGGATCTCCTCAACTGCTCGGAGATGCACAACGGGGACCTGGCCGAGGCCGACCAGACGTGCCGCTCGGAGGGCGAGGCGCGCGACGACGCGGCCGAGGCGCTGCCCGACGTGGTGGACACCGAGGAGCCCACGCCCACTGAG GCGGAAGCGGAATGGCTCGGGCTTGACCGTGTGCCAACAAGGCTGCACATGGGTGAATCGTCTGAAAAACAAAAAGGTGATGTTAATATTCAGTTACATGTAGGAGCAAACACCCAAACTTAG
- the LOC135073213 gene encoding pericentriolar material 1 protein-like isoform X3, with amino-acid sequence MAPVNNDRHPSHTGTIPKTKARNNCNVPQEAVTPTRRDMTTNLVSTSLDWVPVSEYNTRSNYNKSRKPSNNASDHELTDLDNSVTFESGFGRFVPVRPQPRALPLNVQNRENITGDHHDDATASSVTGHTLHPYAHQMQNGLIPHSNHAAAAVMIVNPTTPNAVTGNISQPFNASNQNRNNLSRNLNPARNNFETNSLASNNNTTPPISNSRSGTKTVNLMNNMYDQGQGSFNNLNESNSLHRESARALGEAIVAACPDAAAVERRLGQIREYIRVTSSLVDTMRNSEDEAFIEHTKEEYDELVEMVMQLKESENKLENILVQKKPDNEEVPALEEDSGPSIPEASGKAEEKVETVIPQDKTNDLKNNNDNIVNNNLKKVTNIENEQLNKTLQNVKTSDDTLNKSPKAATSDQSNDNKQQTSETDLEKVVDSHENSENILEIVEIESIPYKEPEIKKDDQHLNAILRKNILSCVEKVALIEEMKNKCKSPTKQQDQQDLVTRPVSVQSNGSMYSDNELWQNEIKSKMELSQIRLTALKQQQKRLLKYQEEAKQQLEDEHRDRQSQEIQPSTSHDNFVGLQNQSFSGNYHNPNRMYAANQIGVATTLPHSTEALHTQQNMSENIENDHGHSIHNHNQDERFTHRDANVASSEEAAGVGRDSDGEEDEGLLSERGRMLQMKLRELQMKKQHMENLVTEFQKLQMATCLESSHNNYSSSGEDSGDEEPSRKCNKSGGNIKNEDPFKLMEIKAIKTALQKTKDLMRSVENYETEQQMAAAVNDETFSIPGHSNIHDNKSEGGGSMGGWSHDGSVCRVRNSLPPRHKYTNEHHSQHQHQQHQQLQQHQQLQQHQHQQLQQHQQLQQHQQLQQHQHQQHQQHQHQQHQSHEANIATLQELAQELRMETEKIMGERARIKDMVSNKEVARKQKKVNEEVRAGPSGVPGPAERRQMQLRALLADKQRELEALLNKEKVLCAGPEQQKIKPDSRTGSIVNQSYNSEQEEPDSRSEQILMDSQNSRETENFRSGGGDSALGGRSGTSAPSHAPSTYASDSDTASRNKSNQRNRTRRRQPLERPVEENAPQPNNVNQNARHEARVDSSNVNMVQPTAQNVETPANMPYSHLPPPPWNSSKSNQDMRTNQFTQNSHSQTMDRLMGTPQMSFPPSMPFNMMMPYGMVGGCGCGCGFWGAWCWQQLVMQQREIHQLRDQLNHLEERWRAETASHTLNNQVPPGNRANNYWDNFRSYSRQNLLSANSKTNADGHLGAGGPPQPQPLAERSHNTLTRAASRTPPAKRNDAADPRRRNLAPDVLHAHRPPDQPPAEPSNPFRNLNVADPVPEVVQAHSNNLNSAPAKRKSSSKLPAKNSTDRRNCTLDYSQTSNVNIASTSETPNPNLASTSRDAHDKATSKLFDLLRENVYSEVTALIGVNESHPDFLIQLFRELQLISSDPLRQRVLQSIRGVLSQYSSILENQSGEPGPEESRPEEISTTSEEAANYPECSSTTRNVGASPIQIDNKIVRFLLTKSDEVFTMEMIESLASQILVGSPDGRPSQRSKKRLVEALAKYEGIRVSDVSNDIIENLPFLVSGTDEGDESSQLASERSESSILQDVAGSLNLFSSSDGQLHQLNACPYDMWPGHVHMDIDGGDVNDASPRSSQEGKMDLLNCSEMHNGDLAEADQTCRSEGEARDDAAEALPDVVDTEEPTPTEAEAEWLGLDRVPTRLHMGESSEKQKD; translated from the exons ATGGCTCCTGTTAACAACGACAGACACCCAAGTCATACAGGCACCATACCGAAGACGAAGGCTCGAAACAATTGCAATGTACCGCAAGAAGCTGTGACTCCCACAAGAAGAGACATGACGACCAATTTAGTTTCG ACATCTTTGGATTGGGTGCCAGTTTCGGAATACAATACAAGATCAAATTACAATAAATCTAGGAAACCATCAAATAATGCTTCTGACCATGAACTGACTGATTTAG ATAATTCAGTAACATTTGAGAGTGGATTTGGAAGATTTGTACCTGTTAGACCACAACCTCGTGCTTTACCTTTAAACGTCCAGAACCGTGAAAATATTACCGGTGATCACCACGACGACGCGACAGCCTCGTCGGTGACTGGGCACACATTACACCCTTATGCACATCAAATGCAAAATG gTTTGATTCCACATTCTAACCATGCAGCTGCAGCTGTTATGATTGTCAATCCTACTACACCTAATGCAGTTACTGGAAATATATCTCAACCTTTCAAC gcTTCAAATCAAAATAGAAACAACTTGTCAAGAAATCTAAACCCAGCACGGAATAACTTTGAAACTAATAGTCTTGCTAGCAACAATAACACTACTCCCCCAATATCTAATTCTCGTTCAGGAACGAAAACTGTTAATTTAATGAATAATATGTATGACCAAGGACAAGGCAGCTTCAACAACCTGAATGAGAGCAATTCT ctTCATAGAGAATCCGCAAGAGCTCTAGGTGAAGCGATAGTAGCAGCGTGCCCTGACGCGGCTGCCGTTGAACGTCGACTAGGACAAATACGAGAGTACATACGTGTGACGTCATCTCTCGTTGATACCATGCGGAATTCGGAGGATGAA GCCTTTATTGAACACACAAAAGAGGAATATGATGAATTAGTTGAAATGGTTATGCAATTGAAAGAAAGTGAAAACAAATTGGAAAATATACTGGTCCAGAAAAAACCAGATAATGAAGAGGTTCCTGCATTAGAAGAAGATAGTGGACCTTCTATCCCAGAGGCTAGTGGAAAGGCAGAAGAAAAAGTTGAAACTGTGATACCACAAGACAAaaccaatgatcttaaaaataataatgataatattgtaaacAATAACCTAAAGAAGGTTACAAATATTGAAAATGAGCAATTGAACAAAACATTGCAAAATGTAAAAACTAGTGATGACACACTAAATAAGTCCCCAAAGGCTGCCACTTCTGATCAGAGTAATGATAATAAACAACAGACATCTGAAACCGATTTGGAAAAAGTGGTTGATTCTCACGAAAATTCAGAGAACATTCTTGAAATAGTAGAAATAGAATCGATACCTTACAAAGAACCTGAAATTAAAAAAGATGATCAGCACTTGAATGcaattttacgaaaaaatattttgtcgtgTGTTGAAAAGGTGGCATTGATTGAAGAAATGAAAAACAAATGCAAATCACCAACTAAGCAGCAGGATCAG CAGGATCTTGTAACAAGACCTGTTTCAGTCCAAAGCAATGGCTCTATGTACAGCGACAATGAACTTTGGCAAAACGAAATCAAAAGTAAAATGGAATTATCGCAAATACGCTTGACAGCATTAAAACAACAACAAAAGAGGCTTTTGAAATATCAA GAAGAAGCGAAACAACAATTAGAAGATGAGCACAGAGACAGACAATCACAAGAAATACAGCCATCAACATCACATGACAATTTTGTTGGTTTGCAG AACCAGTCGTTTAGCGGTAATTACCACAATCCAAATCGAATGTACGCTGCCAATCAAATCGGTGTCGCCACAACGCTGCCTCATTCGACTGAAGCGCTGCATACCCAACAAAACATGTCTGAAAACATAGAGAACGACCACGGCCACTCCATTCACAATCACAATCAGGACGAACGGTTTACACACCGTGACGCCAATGTTGCCAGCAGTGAG GAGGCAGCAGGAGTTGGCCGCGACAGTGACGGCGAAGAGGACGAAGGCTTGCTCAGTGAGCGTGGCCGTATGCTGCAAATGAAGCTGAGAGAACTACAGATGAAAAAACAGCACATGGAGAATTTG GTAACTGAATTCCAGAAACTACAAATGGCGACGTGCCTTGAAAGTTCTCACAATAATTACTCCAGTTCGGGAGAAGACAGCGGCGATGAAGAGCCATCACGCAaat GTAATAAAAGTGGGGGGAATATTAAAAATGAAGATCCTTTCAAATTAATGGAAATAAAAGCCATCAAGACTGCACTTCAAAAGACAAAAG ACCTTATGCGGTCAGTGGAGAATTACGAGACAGAACAACAAATGGCCGCGGCAGTGAACGATGAGACGTTCTCAATACCCGGCCATTCAAACATTCATGATAA cAAATCCGAAGGCGGTGGCAGCATGGGCGGATGGTCACACGATGGAAGCGTTTGCCGCGTTCGCAACTCGTTACCTCCGCGACACAAGTACACTAACGAACACCATTCGCAGCACCAGCATCAACAACATCAACAACTGCAGCAACATCAACAACTGCAACAACATCAACATCAACAGCTGCAGCAACATCAACAGCTGCAGCAACATCAACAGCTTCAACAACATCAACATCAACAACACCAGCAACATCAACATCAACAGCACCAGA GTCACGAAGCTAACATAGCTACTTTACAAGAACTTGCGCAAGAATTGCGCATGGAAACTGAAAAGATCATGGGCGAACGCGCTCGAATCAAAGATATGGTCTCAAATAAAG AAGTAGCTCGTAAACAGAAGAAAGTGAACGAGGAGGTCCGAGCGGGCCCGAGTGGCGTTCCTGGCCCGGCCGAGCGCCGCCAAATGCAGCTGCGGGCTTTGCTCGCTGATAAGCAAAGGGAGCTTGAGGCGCTGCTGAATAAAGAG AAAGTATTATGTGCTGGACCAGAACAACAGAAGATAAAGCCTGATTCAAGAACTGGTTCTATTGTGAACCAATCCTACAATAG TGAGCAAGAGGAGCCAGACTCCCGAtctgaacagattttaatggATTCCCAAAACTCAAGGGAAACTGAAAACTTCAGG AGTGGCGGCGGCGACAGTGCGCTTGGCGGCCGGTCTGGTACCTCGGCGCCCTCGCACGCTCCCAGTACTTACGCCAGCGATAGCGATAC GGCTTCTAGAAATAAATCCAATCAAAGGAACCGGACCCGTCGAAGGCAGCCCCTGGAACGACCAGTCGAGGAAAAT GCACCTCAGCCCAACAATGTTAATCAAAACGCTCGTCATGAAGCGCGAGTGGACTCTTCAAATGTCAACATGGTTCAACCCACTGCACAGAACG TTGAAACCCCTGCGAATATGCCGTACTCACATTTGCCACCACCACCTTGGAATAGCTCTAAGAGTAATCAG GATATGAGAACCAACCAGTTCACGCAAAACAGCCACTCGCAGACCATGGACCGCCTGATGGGGACTCCTCAAATGTCGTTCCCGCCCTCTATGCCGTTCAACATGATGATGCCTTACG GCATGGTGGGCGGCTGCGGTTGCGGCTGCGGCTTCTGGGGCGCGTGGTGCTGGCAGCAGCTCGTCATGCAGCAGCGCGAGATACACCAGCTCAGGGACCAGCTCAACCAC TTGGAAGAGCGTTGGCGTGCCGAGACCGCATCGCATACTCTCAACAATCAAGTGCCGCCTGGAAATCGGGCCAACAACTATTGGGATAACTTCCGAAG CTACTCTCGTCAAAACCTCCTATCGGCGAACAGCAAGACGAACGCGGACGGGCACCTGGGCGCGGGCGGgccgccgcagccgcagccGCTGGCCGAGCGCTCGCACAACACGCTCACGCGCGCCGCCTCCCGCACGCCGCCCGCCAAGCGCAACGACGCCGCCGACCCGCGCCGCCGCAACCTCGCGCCCGACGTGCTGCACGCGCACCGGCCGCCCGACCAGCCGCCCGCCGAGCCCTCCAACCCCTTCCGCAACCTCAACGTCGCCGACCCCGTCCCCGAGGTCGTCCAGGCGCACTCCAACAACCTCAACTCCGCGCCCGCCAAGCGCAAGTCCTCCTCCAAGCTGCCCGCCAAGAACTCCACCGACCGCCGCAACTGCACGCTCGACTACTCGCAGACCAGCAACGTCAACATCGCGAGCACTTCGGAGACCCCCAACCCCAACCTGGCGTCGACGAGCCGCGACGCGCACGACAAGGCCACCTCGAAGCTGTTCGACCTGCTCCGCGAGAACGTCTACTCGGAGGTCACCGCGCTGATCGGCGTGAACGAGTCTCATCCGGACTTCCTGATCCAGCTGTTCAGGGAGCTGCAGCTGATCAGCTCGGACCCGCTGCGGCAGAGAGTTCTGCAGTCGATCCGCGGCGTTCTCTCGCAGTACAGCTCGATCCTGGAGAATCAGAGCGGCGAGCCCGGCCCCGAGGAGAGCCGGCCCGAGGAGATATCGACCACTTCGGAGGAGGCCGCGAACTATCCCGAGTGCAGTTCGACCACCCGAAACGTGGGCGCGAGCCCGATTCAGATCGACAACAAAATCGTTCGGTTTCTGCTGACCAAAAGTGACGAAGTGTTCACGATGGAAATGATAGAATCTCTGGCGTCGCAGATCCTGGTCGGCTCGCCGGACGGCCGACCCTCGCAGCGGTCGAAGAAGAGGCTCGTCGAGGCGCTCGCCAAGTACGAGGGCATCCGGGTGTCGGACGTCTCGAACGACATAATCGAGAACCTGCCGTTTCTGGTTTCGGGGACCGACGAGGGCGACGAGTCGAGTCAGCTGGCGAGCGAGCGCTCCGAGTCGTCCATATTGCAGGACGTGGCCGGCTCCCTGAACCTGTTCAGCTCGAGCGACGGCCAGCTGCACCAGCTGAACGCGTGTCCCTACGACATGTGGCCGGGCCACGTGCACATGGACATCGACGGCGGCGACGTGAACGACGCCAGCCCGCGCTCGAGCCAGGAGGGCAAGATGGATCTCCTCAACTGCTCGGAGATGCACAACGGGGACCTGGCCGAGGCCGACCAGACGTGCCGCTCGGAGGGCGAGGCGCGCGACGACGCGGCCGAGGCGCTGCCCGACGTGGTGGACACCGAGGAGCCCACGCCCACTGAG GCGGAAGCGGAATGGCTCGGGCTTGACCGTGTGCCAACAAGGCTGCACATGGGTGAATCGTCTGAAAAACAAAAAG ATTAA